The stretch of DNA CCGGCCTGGACGGGAGGCTGTGCCTGGGCGGACACCCCAAGCCCCTGGTACGCCGAGCCGACGGCACCGTCGCCGCCGTCGGGGTGCTCGGCACCTTCCTCGGCGCGCTGCCCCGCATCAGCCTCACCGATGTCGACGTCCACCTCGACCCCGGCGACCTGCTGCTGCTCTACACCGACGGGCTCACCGAGCGGCGGCTGCCCGGTGGCCGGCAGTTCGGTGACACGGAGTTCGCCGCATCCCTCGCAGCGACCCGGGGCCTCACCGCGCAGGAGGCCGTCATCAGCATCGCCGAGGCCGCGAACCGTTTCGCCCCAGGCTATTCCGACGACACCGCCCTGCTCGCCCTGCAACCGCGGTAGGGCTTCTCCACCTCTATTCGGATCCGAGCACGACCCGTTACCGTATCGGCCATGAGCGATCAAGCGGTCAGAACCGGGGACATGACACGGGTCGCCACACGGGTGTTCCTCGCGCTGGTGGCGATGGTGGCGGGCTACATCTTCGCGGCGTTGCTCGTCGTCGACGACGGCGGTGAGAACTGGCGCTACTACGTCCGCCAAGCCCTGAGCACCGAGGGCTTCCTGATCGTCGCCTTCTACTTCATGACCCTCGCCATCGGCCTCGTCCTGCACGGCCTGCCGGAGATCGGCCGCCGGGACCGGTTCGCGCCCGCCATCGTCGCGACGGGTCTGCTCGCCGTCTACGGCCTGGTGATCGCGTTGCTCGCCTGGCCGCTGGCAGGCACGACATCCGGGTCCCCCATCTACGACCAGTCGCCCCCCAACCCCGGCCCGCTCTTCGTCATCTGGCTGTGCTGCGCCCTGCTGCCGATCGCGTTCGCCGCCTGCGCCGGGCAGTTGTTCCCGCACTCTCGGGACGGCATGACCTCCGGCGAACGCCCGCTGCTCGCCGTCTTCACCGACGGCCGCATGCTGCGCATCGCCGTCATCAGCTGGGTGCTCGGCGGCATCGCGCTGCTCGTGCTGCTCTTCGCCATCGCCGTCTATTAGTCGCCCGACCGCACGGCACGGCGCGGCTGGAGGGCGTCCTCGAATCCATGATCGACGGCGACGGCGAAGGACCGGCCGTCGCCGGTGACGATGCGCGCGACGCGACGGCTGCCGAGGCTGCGCCGCTCCGGCACCGTGGGCGGGCCCACCGACACCGTCGCCCCGGCGAGCGGGATGCTCCGCAGCGCGACGGCGCCGTCGGCGTCGACCGAGAAGGTCACCTCCGTCGAGGTGAAGACCAGGTGCCCGCCGAGCCAACCGTCCTGCTCGAAGGGCGAATCGAAGCCGTGCACCAGTCCAGGGACCGCGACCGATCCGTCGGGACGCCGACGGGGGCGAGGCCGACGCGAGAATCCGGGGACCAGCAAAGCCCCGAGCACCGACCGCATTAGAGCACCGACCATGAGCACCATCCTGCACGACCCGTGCCACCCCGTGCCAGAGCAGCAGGGGCAGGCGTCAGGACTTGAAGGGGCCGACGATCTCCGCGGTGATCCAGCCGCCGTAGAAACGCCCTGCCTGCGGCGTGACGACCTCGCCGTCGACCGTCGCGGTGTCGATCCGGCTCGCGTAGAACGCCACCGCGTCCTTGATCTCGGCGAACGCATCGGTGGGGTCGGGGTAGAACCAGCCGACGTCGGGCACGACCGTGCCGTCGGGCAGGTGCAGGTTCCAGTAGGACGCGGCGCCCTTGAACTCGCAGAACGAGCTGCGCTGCGACGGCTTCAGCAGATCGCGGCGGACATCTGCGATCGGGATGTAGAAGACCGGCGGGTGGGAGGTCTCCAGGACCCGCCAGCCGCCTGACGTGGCGGCGATCGTCACACCGTGGTGGATCACCTCGATGCGGCGGGTGTTCGGCTCCAAGCGGGGCGGACGCGGATAATCCCAGACAGACTCGGTCACCACTCCATCCTGGCACCTGGGCCGGGCCGACACCACCTACGCGAACAGCCCTGGCAGAACGGTCGGGTCGGCGACGACGGCCTGGGCGACGTCCCCGAGGCGCTGGTTGCTGCGCCGGGCGTATGCGCGGATCAGGACGAACGCCTCGTCGACGGTGACGCCCCGCGTTCTTCTTCCGTGTCGAGTCGCTTTTATCGTCCGTGAGGCGCTCATGGGAGCTGCCCGTCGAAGCTGATCCGGCGGGCGACGATGTCACCGGCGACGTCGCTCAGTCGCCGGTCGTTGGCGTAGGCGTAGGCGCGGATCCGGACCATCGCGTCGGCCAGGGTCGTCGAGAGCTGCACCATGACCATGCCCTGTGCCTGGAACAGCTCCGACCGCGAACCCAGCGGATCGTCGGGCCAGCCGTGGCGGTGGTCGGTCTCGGCGTGGTCCTGCCCGTCGAGCAGGGTCGTGACCGCGACCTCGGCGAAGGTGAGCGCGAGGACGAGCTCGTCGGACGTGAGCATGCCGGTCTCGGTGCGAAACACGTCGAGGATGCCCAGGCGGGCGGCCCCGATCTGCAACGGGAACGCGAAGACGGCCCCGACCCCGCCCTCCCGCACCGCGGGCGAGTACGCCGGCCAGCGGGCCATCGCCTGGTCCAGGTCCGGGATGAGCACGGGGTGCTGCAACGCGTAGGCGTCGATGCACGGACCCTCGCCCAGGGTCAGCTGCAGCTCCTCGAGGCGTTCGGTGGCCGGATCGGAGGCCGCCGTCACCGCCCGCAGCCCGGTCTTGACCATGACGGTCAGACCGGCACCGGAGGCGCTCAGGGCTCGCGCCGTCGCCGCGCACAGCCGCCGCAGCCCGCCCACCGCACCGGGCCCGTCGCCGTCGGCAATCGGCTCGGCCTCGATGAGGTCTTCGACCTGCTGGAAACGGTCCCTCACGGGCACCCCGGGTCGGCACCGGCGCACCGGGGTGCTGCACAGGGCCCGGGTGCACGACCGATGGTGGGCATGGCTACCTTCCGAAAAGGAATTGCGTGCCACCGTGGGGCCGGGGTAGCCAGGCCGATGGCATCACCAGCCCTTTTCGGACCTTACCACCGGTCGGATGGCGCGCATCTTGGACGACAGGGCCGCTGGAAGGGTGGCGGACAGCCGCGTAGCCTGACGATGTTTTGATCGTAGAGACGGCGGACAGGGCCGGCCGCAGGGTCAGGCTGCCTCGCGGGCGGCCTGCTCCAGGCGGTCACGGTAGGCCTGCCACCATGCGCCGTTCTCCACGGCCAGGTCAGGCGTGTCCGGCAGGCGCCCGGCCGCTCCGTCGATGAGTTCGCGGACGATGTCGGCCTGGCCGGCGTGCCGGTGCACCTCGGCGATCATCCGGACGATCACGTGGTGCAGGGTCACCTCGTTGTCGTGCTCCGGCCACCACGGCACCCGGCCGACCGTGTCCAGCGGCAGCGAGGCGATCGTCTCGTCGGCATGCGCCCAGACCTTCTCGTAGAGGGCGACGATGTCGGCCCGTGACTCGTCGGCGGTCGCCCACATGTCCGCGTTGGGCTCCGCGTCATCGGCGGGCCAGCGGGGCGGCAGGATCGACCGGCCGAAGGTGTCGCCGAAATACCCGGCGGTCACGCTGGTGACGTGCTTGATGAGGCCGAGCAGGTTGGTGCCGGTCGGGACCAGCGGGCGCCGGATGTCGTACTCGGAGAGGCCGTCGAGCTTCCACAGCAGCGCGACCCGGGCCTCGCGCAGGTAGTCCGTCAGGTCGTTCCGAGGCAATGATCCGCTCATCGCCCCAGCATCGCAGCGCCGGAGGTGACCGGCAAGGTCACGGCTCCACGCCGCCGAAGAGGTCGGGCTGCTCACCGGCGTCCAGCCCGGGACCGCTGTGCGACGGCGCGGGCAGTTCGGGCTGCGGCGACGAGAAGGACTGCTTGCCACCACCGCGCCGGGTGACGACCGGGCACGCGACGAGCCGCACGGGCGGCGGCGGCTCGGCGAACGGCGGGCTCCCCCAGCGGACCCAGAGCGCGACCCGACCGGCCTGCGCCTCCTGCGTCAGCTTATCGATCGTGCGGCGTCGATCCGCGTGGTCCACCTCGACGACGACCGGAGCCGCACCGGCCCGGGCGCACGCCACGTCGACCCACGAGTGCCGGTCGGCGTAGGGCGGCGGCAGGGTCATCACGCTGCGGGCCCGCCGGTAGACCCGCCAACCGGCCGCCTCGCCCCACGCCACCACCGTGTCGATCAGCAACGCGGTGACCTGATCGGCGTCGAGGTCGGCGAAGGAGAGCTCCGCCAGAGCTGCGGCGAGCGACCCCGCCAGCCCGTCGCCGTCGTCGACCATCGCCGCCTCCCCGGTGTGTCCGCGTGTGCGACCAGCATGCCACCATCGTCGGAGATGGACGCTCGGTGGCGGCGATGCGCGGTGCGACTCGGAAGGCCTGAGGGCGGGTAGCCTCGCGGGTATGCGCCTGGATGAGCTTCCCGTGGTCGAATTCGGATTCCCCGGGCAGCTGCGGGACCAGCTGGTGGCCGCCATCCTCGCCGGGGCGAAGACCTCTACCTCCGCCCTGGTCGCGGGTTACGAGCACGATGGCGAGCCGCTTCCCGAGGCCGGGCAGCTGCTCGCGGTCGTCGATTCCGCAGGCGGTCGGGTCGCGGCGATCGAGCTGACCGAGGTGCGCGTGGTCCGGCTCGCCGATGTGGATCTGGCGCACGCGATCGACGAGGGCGAGGGTGACGAGTCGGTGGCGCAGTGGCGGGCCGGGCACGAGCGGTTCTGGCACAGCGACGAGGTGCGCGCGGAGCTCGGCGCCGACTTCACTGTGGACGACGACACCCCGGTGCTGACGCGGCGCTTCCGGCTGCTGCCGGCGGCGGAGGTCAGCGCCGCCTGAGCGCCGCCACCGCGGTGAGGGCGACGAGCCCGGCCAACCCCCAGAGCCACGCCGCCGGGCCGAGGTCGTGGACGGTGGCGGCGAGCCACGACTGGACCGCTCCGGCACGCGCCACGATCGGATCCACGGTGGCGGGGTCGTGCCGCAGGCGGATCTCGTACCAGCCGAACCACGCGGCATAGAGCCCCGCGGTCAGGAGGATCAGTCCGGAGAGCCGGTGCAGCGCGTGGGCCGCGCGGCGCAGGCGCGGCAGCAGCGAGTCGCGGGCCAGCGCCACCGCGACCGCGACGGTGCCGACGACCAGGGCCATCCCCGCGGCGTAGGCGAGGAAGAGCCCGGCGCCCTCGGCGACGGTGCCGGTGTCGAAGCTGGTGACGACGACGCCGAGGAACGGGCCGATCGTGCAGCCCAGCGACGCGACGGCGAAGGACGCCCCGAAGAGCGCCATCGAGCCGAGCCCTCGGTCCAGCCGGGGCGCCCGGGCCAGCTTGGGCACGGGCGAGGGCAGGTCGCGCCCGGCGAGCAGCCAGCAGCCGAGACCGGCCAGGACGAGTCCGATGCCGACGGTCAGCCACGGCACCCGGGCCGCGAGCCAGTCGGCGGCCGGGGCCGCGAGCAGCCCGAACGCACCGAAGACGGCGGCGAACCCCAGGGTCATCGCGCCGGTCAGGGCCACGGCCCGCGCCAGTGCGGCGAGGGGGCGCCGCCGCCGGGCCGCGTCGTCGACGAGGACCATCGTCGCGTACGCCGGCAGCAGCGCGAACCCGCACGGGTTGACCGCCGCCAGCACCCCCGCCGCCAGGGCGAGCGGATAGGGCGCCGACGACATCAGGCCAGGCTGTTCAGCTTGGTGCGCAGCGCGGCCGGGGTCAGCGGACCGGACTGGATGATCTGGGCATCGGCGTTGAGCAGCACGTAGGAGCGCTGGACGGGGATGCCGAAGAGCTTCCAGGCGGTTCCGGTGTCGTCGGCGAGCTGGGTGAAGCCGGTGAGCCGGTGGGTGGTGACGAAGGTCTTCATCGCGGCGGTCCCGCTGCCGAGCCCGCCGACCCCGACGAAGGTCACCTTGCCCGCGTACTGCTGCTGCAGGGCGCTGATCGCGGCGGCGTCGGCCTGGCAGTCCGGGCAGTAGGAGGCCCAGAACCACAGCACGGCGGGCTTGCCCGCCAGCGAGGCCGCGTTGAAGGGCTTGCCGTCGACGGTGGTGGAGATCCAGTCCAGGGTCGCCGGGACCTGCTGCTGATCTGCGGCGGGCGGCTGGCCGACGGGTGCGGCCGGGCTCGGGGCGGTGCCGCAGGCGGCGAGCCCGATGCTCCCGGCGGCGAGCAGGGCGATGACGGCCTTCCTGACGATATGGGTCATGAAATCGAGTCTCGTCGCCGCGCCGACGAGGCACCAACTCATCGTGTGCGATCGATGTCTGGCGGTGTTTGTGCTCGTCGGGGAGTTTCGCGCCCGCCGGGGCTGGGTAGGGAATCACCATGGCTGACGACCGGATGTCCGAACTCTCGACCGCGGAGCTGGTGCAGCGGGCCGAGCAGCAGCTCGGGGCGCTGATCCGCGACGAGATGCGGTTGGTGCGGGCGGAGCTGAGCGAGAAGGCCAGGTCAGCCGGGTACGGCGCGGGCCTGCTCGCCGGTGCCGCAGCAGCGGGCTGGTACGCCGCAGCCGCCGCCCTCGTCGGTCTGGGCCTGGGACTCGCCTACGCGATGCCCGGCTGGCTGGCGGCGCTCGTCGTCGCCATCGCGCTCGCCATCACCGCCGGGATCGCGGCGCTGCTGGGACGCAAGAAGCTGACCGGTGCGCTGCCGCCGACACCGGATCGTGCCATCGACAGCATCCGCACCGATATCGAGACCATGGAACACGCAGTCAAGGAGAGGGAAGGGCGATGACGAAGCCTGAAGAGGTCGACACCCCCGCGTCCGTGTCGCAGATCGCGGCGGATGTCGCGGCCGACCGAGCCGCGCTCAGTGAAACGGTCTCCGCGCTGGCGGCGAAGGCGGACGTCCCGGCCCGGGTCGGCAAGCGCGTCAGCGCCGCGAAGGACAAGGCGACGGAGGCCGGGGCCGCGGTGAAGGAGAAGGCCGCGGAGACGGCCGCCGTCGCGAAGGAGAAGGTCGTCGAGGCCGGTACAGCGGCGAAGCAGAAGGTGACGGAGGCCGGCAGCGCGGCGAAGGAGACCGCCGCGGTCGCGGGCGCCATGGCGCTCAGCGCCGGAGACGCGGTCAAGGGGACCGCTCAGGACCTCGGCGCCACGGCCCAGGACCTCGCCTCGACGGCGAAGGACACCGTGGCCCAGGTCGGCAGTGCGGTCGGCCACGAGGTCAACCAGGTCGCGGTCGACGCGGTCCAGACCGCCGAGTCGCTCGTCGACCGCGTTCGCCGCAACCCGCTGCCCTACGCGATCGCCGCCGGTGTCGCGCTCGTCATCATCGTGGCGACGCGTCGCAGGCGCTGACCTGCCTGATCAAGCACCCGATCGTCCCCGCCGGGAAGCTCCCGGCGGGGACGTTTTTGCGTGGGCGACGGTCAGAAGCGCTCGGCGACTTCCAGGCCGAGTTCGAGCCACAGGTCGCGGGCCGTCTCGAAGCTGCGGTCCTCGGGCAGTGCCCGCAGCTCGTCGAGGACCTCGTCCGGTGCCCGGTTGGCGGTGGCGGACTCGATCAGCGTCAGCGACGTGGCTGGGAAGGTCGCGAGCGAGACGTACTTGCCGATCTCCGCTCGCAGCTCCCGCCGCTCGGGGTCGGTCTCGTGCTCGTCGATCACGCCGTCCCGGCCGACGGTGTTCTCCGCCGGCACGGCATCCTCGTCGAAGAAACCGGCGTTGAGCTGCGGATCGGTATGGGTGGCCGTTGGCTGCGCATCAGTGGTCATAGAGCGACCATACCCATGCAGATCGTCGCCAAACACCTAGATCGGCGGGGTGCTCAGGCTTGTCTCAGCCTCCGCCCGACTCCGCGGCGAGCCGGTCTCGCCTGGCCTGGAGTTCGCCGATGATCGTGTCGAGCTCCAGGGCACTGGCCGAGACCGCGGCACGCTCCTCCGGCTCGGTCGCGCCGTCCCCGTTCGGGCCGATCTGCTCCCGCAGGGACGCGGCCTGGCCGCGCAGCTCCTCGATCTGGCCGTCGATCTCCGCCAACTGCGCCGATCCGTCGGACGATGTGCTGGTCATCGCTGTCCCCCATTGCGAGAAGCCGGAGAGCCGGTCCCCTCCATGGGACCACCCGGCCGCAGGCCCATCCCAGGGAAAGAAAATTCTTCCGGACAGTTCTTTGTTTCCTTGACAACAAAAATTGTCGGTGGCTAGATTGGGGAGCATGCAGGATGTCGCAGTGATCGAGGATGCCGCCGCCGCGGAGGTCTCGCTCGATCCGATCCGGGCCCAGATGCTCGCTGAGCTGGCCGAGCCGCACACCGCGACCACGCTCGCGGCCCGGCTCGGGCTCTCCCGGCAAAAGGCCAACTACCACGTCAAGACCCTGGAGCAGCACGGCCTGGTCGAGCTGGTCGAGGAGCGCCGCAAGGGCAACATGACCGAGCGGGTCGTCCGGGCCTCCGCCGCGGCCTACGTGATCTCGCCGTCCGCGCTCGCCGCGGTCGCGCCCGATCCGGCCCGGTCGCCCGATCGGCTCTCCGCGCGCTGGCTGCTCGCGCTCGCCGCGCGGCTCGTGCGGGAGACGGGCGCGCTCATCAACGGGGCGGCACGGGCCGGCAAGCCGCTCGCCACGTTCGGCCTCGACGCCGAGGTGCGATTCGCGAAGCCGGCCGATCGCGCCGCGTTCGTGGGCGAGCTCACGGAAGCACTCACCCTGATTATCAGCAAATATCATTCCGAAACCGGTCGGCCGCACCGCCTCATCGTCGCGGTGCACCCGGGCATCACCGAAGACGCCGACCCGCCAGCAGAGGAGCACCAGCCATGACGCATCCATTCGAGGTCCGCGACGAGTTCACCGTCGACGCCACGCCCGACGAGGTGTGGGAGGCGATCGCCTCGGGGCCGGGGGTCGACTCCTGGCTCATGGGACGCACCGAGGTCGACAGCGCCGCCAAGGCCAGCACGTTCACCATGTTCGGCGAGACGTCCCGCTCCACCATCACGGCCTGGGAGCCTGGTCGCCACTACGCGACGCAGGAGGACCGGAACCCGGACGGCACGTTCATGGCCATGGAGTGGCTCATCGAGTCACGCGACGGCGGCGGAGCGCTGGTGCGCTTCGTGCACAGCGCCTGCTCGGCGACGACTGGGAGGCCGAATACAACGGGCTGTCCGTCGGCGACCACGCCTACATGACGAAGCTCGCCGTCTATCTGAAGCA from Allocatelliglobosispora scoriae encodes:
- a CDS encoding DUF427 domain-containing protein, producing MTESVWDYPRPPRLEPNTRRIEVIHHGVTIAATSGGWRVLETSHPPVFYIPIADVRRDLLKPSQRSSFCEFKGAASYWNLHLPDGTVVPDVGWFYPDPTDAFAEIKDAVAFYASRIDTATVDGEVVTPQAGRFYGGWITAEIVGPFKS
- a CDS encoding ANTAR domain-containing protein, producing the protein MSASRTIKATRHGRRTRGVTVDEAFVLIRAYARRSNQRLGDVAQAVVADPTVLPGLFA
- a CDS encoding GAF and ANTAR domain-containing protein; translation: MRDRFQQVEDLIEAEPIADGDGPGAVGGLRRLCAATARALSASGAGLTVMVKTGLRAVTAASDPATERLEELQLTLGEGPCIDAYALQHPVLIPDLDQAMARWPAYSPAVREGGVGAVFAFPLQIGAARLGILDVFRTETGMLTSDELVLALTFAEVAVTTLLDGQDHAETDHRHGWPDDPLGSRSELFQAQGMVMVQLSTTLADAMVRIRAYAYANDRRLSDVAGDIVARRISFDGQLP
- a CDS encoding DinB family protein; the protein is MSGSLPRNDLTDYLREARVALLWKLDGLSEYDIRRPLVPTGTNLLGLIKHVTSVTAGYFGDTFGRSILPPRWPADDAEPNADMWATADESRADIVALYEKVWAHADETIASLPLDTVGRVPWWPEHDNEVTLHHVIVRMIAEVHRHAGQADIVRELIDGAAGRLPDTPDLAVENGAWWQAYRDRLEQAAREAA
- a CDS encoding ASCH domain-containing protein, producing MRLDELPVVEFGFPGQLRDQLVAAILAGAKTSTSALVAGYEHDGEPLPEAGQLLAVVDSAGGRVAAIELTEVRVVRLADVDLAHAIDEGEGDESVAQWRAGHERFWHSDEVRAELGADFTVDDDTPVLTRRFRLLPAAEVSAA
- a CDS encoding cytochrome c biogenesis CcdA family protein encodes the protein MSSAPYPLALAAGVLAAVNPCGFALLPAYATMVLVDDAARRRRPLAALARAVALTGAMTLGFAAVFGAFGLLAAPAADWLAARVPWLTVGIGLVLAGLGCWLLAGRDLPSPVPKLARAPRLDRGLGSMALFGASFAVASLGCTIGPFLGVVVTSFDTGTVAEGAGLFLAYAAGMALVVGTVAVAVALARDSLLPRLRRAAHALHRLSGLILLTAGLYAAWFGWYEIRLRHDPATVDPIVARAGAVQSWLAATVHDLGPAAWLWGLAGLVALTAVAALRRR
- a CDS encoding TlpA family protein disulfide reductase, with product MTHIVRKAVIALLAAGSIGLAACGTAPSPAAPVGQPPAADQQQVPATLDWISTTVDGKPFNAASLAGKPAVLWFWASYCPDCQADAAAISALQQQYAGKVTFVGVGGLGSGTAAMKTFVTTHRLTGFTQLADDTGTAWKLFGIPVQRSYVLLNADAQIIQSGPLTPAALRTKLNSLA
- a CDS encoding phage holin family protein yields the protein MADDRMSELSTAELVQRAEQQLGALIRDEMRLVRAELSEKARSAGYGAGLLAGAAAAGWYAAAAALVGLGLGLAYAMPGWLAALVVAIALAITAGIAALLGRKKLTGALPPTPDRAIDSIRTDIETMEHAVKEREGR
- a CDS encoding DUF3618 domain-containing protein encodes the protein MTKPEEVDTPASVSQIAADVAADRAALSETVSALAAKADVPARVGKRVSAAKDKATEAGAAVKEKAAETAAVAKEKVVEAGTAAKQKVTEAGSAAKETAAVAGAMALSAGDAVKGTAQDLGATAQDLASTAKDTVAQVGSAVGHEVNQVAVDAVQTAESLVDRVRRNPLPYAIAAGVALVIIVATRRRR
- a CDS encoding DUF2795 domain-containing protein; its protein translation is MTTDAQPTATHTDPQLNAGFFDEDAVPAENTVGRDGVIDEHETDPERRELRAEIGKYVSLATFPATSLTLIESATANRAPDEVLDELRALPEDRSFETARDLWLELGLEVAERF
- a CDS encoding ArsR/SmtB family transcription factor, whose protein sequence is MQDVAVIEDAAAAEVSLDPIRAQMLAELAEPHTATTLAARLGLSRQKANYHVKTLEQHGLVELVEERRKGNMTERVVRASAAAYVISPSALAAVAPDPARSPDRLSARWLLALAARLVRETGALINGAARAGKPLATFGLDAEVRFAKPADRAAFVGELTEALTLIISKYHSETGRPHRLIVAVHPGITEDADPPAEEHQP
- a CDS encoding SRPBCC family protein; translation: MTHPFEVRDEFTVDATPDEVWEAIASGPGVDSWLMGRTEVDSAAKASTFTMFGETSRSTITAWEPGRHYATQEDRNPDGTFMAMEWLIESRDGGGALVRFVHSACSATTGRPNTTGCPSATTPT